A genomic segment from Acidobacteriota bacterium encodes:
- a CDS encoding phosphoribosylformylglycinamidine synthase subunit PurQ, whose translation MPENNSRVRVLILTGLGLNCEAETEAAFQMVGASPQRVHLLDVLDGRGPRLKEFHVLAFIGGFAFGDHLGAGFVFANKIRWRLYDQLLEFIEGGGYSIGICNGFQTMVRLGLLPGLDGDYRTPRATLAPNDRLGYRDDWVTLGFREDSPCVWTAGLGRMDLPTRHGEGKFLAESPELLERLDATGQLVARYLDDNGQPTESWPANPNGSRGGVAGLCDPSGRLFGLMPHPDAYLYPFHHPRWRAQQDQGRLPDEGAGLAIFRNGVEAAARSL comes from the coding sequence ATGCCTGAGAACAACAGCCGTGTCCGGGTCTTGATCTTGACCGGTCTCGGACTCAACTGTGAGGCCGAGACCGAGGCCGCCTTCCAGATGGTGGGGGCCAGCCCCCAACGAGTTCATCTCCTGGATGTGCTCGACGGTCGTGGCCCACGACTGAAAGAGTTTCACGTGCTGGCGTTCATCGGAGGCTTCGCGTTCGGGGACCATCTCGGCGCCGGATTCGTCTTCGCCAACAAGATCCGTTGGCGACTCTACGACCAGCTGCTCGAGTTCATCGAGGGCGGCGGCTATTCGATTGGCATCTGTAACGGCTTTCAGACCATGGTCCGACTGGGCCTGCTTCCCGGACTCGACGGCGACTATCGGACTCCACGAGCGACACTGGCCCCGAATGACCGACTTGGCTATCGGGACGACTGGGTGACCCTCGGGTTCCGCGAGGACTCCCCGTGTGTCTGGACCGCCGGACTCGGCCGCATGGATCTCCCCACACGACACGGCGAGGGCAAGTTTCTTGCCGAGAGTCCCGAGCTTCTGGAACGTCTCGATGCGACGGGACAGCTGGTAGCCCGCTACCTCGATGACAATGGCCAACCGACGGAATCTTGGCCGGCCAACCCCAACGGTTCTCGGGGGGGGGTCGCCGGACTCTGTGACCCCTCGGGGCGGCTGTTTGGCCTGATGCCGCATCCCGACGCCTACCTCTACCCCTTCCACCACCCGCGCTGGCGAGCGCAGCAGGATCAGGGCCGACTGCCGGATGAGGGTGCAGGTCTGGCCATTTTCAGGAACGGGGTCGAAGCGGCAGCCCGTTCGCTCTGA
- the ilvE gene encoding branched-chain-amino-acid transaminase, with product MYIYLNGKLVPDDQAKVSVFDHGLLYGDGVFEGIRVYEGNIFRLREHIDRLFESAKTIGLDVQMTVDELEQATIDTVVANDMRDAYIRLVMTRGVGDLGIDPRNCPKPTLFIICSTISLYPKEFYDNGIALVTASTRRIPLECLDPRIKSLNYLNNILAKIEAGKAGVPEAVMLNLSGRVAECTADNIFILRDGRLKTPRLTEGALPGVTRGAVLELAQEAEVGTHETVLGLHDLYNADECFLTGTGAEIVPVISIDGRQIADGKPGTLTFDLLDRFRKLRVRDGMKVDYDRTPTLTG from the coding sequence ATGTACATCTACCTAAACGGAAAACTGGTCCCCGACGATCAAGCCAAGGTTTCCGTATTTGATCACGGCCTGCTCTATGGCGACGGGGTGTTCGAGGGGATTCGTGTTTATGAGGGCAACATCTTTCGACTTCGCGAGCACATCGACCGCTTGTTCGAGTCCGCAAAGACGATCGGTCTTGACGTTCAGATGACTGTCGACGAGCTGGAACAAGCGACGATCGACACCGTGGTCGCCAATGACATGCGTGATGCCTACATTCGTCTGGTGATGACCCGGGGCGTTGGCGACCTCGGCATTGACCCTCGCAACTGCCCGAAACCGACGCTATTCATCATCTGCAGCACGATCTCGCTCTACCCGAAGGAGTTCTACGACAACGGAATCGCGCTCGTGACGGCCAGCACACGTCGCATTCCGCTGGAGTGTCTCGATCCACGGATCAAGTCGCTGAACTATCTCAACAACATTCTGGCCAAGATCGAAGCCGGCAAGGCTGGTGTGCCGGAGGCCGTGATGTTGAATCTATCCGGTCGTGTAGCCGAGTGCACCGCGGACAACATCTTCATCTTGCGTGACGGTCGACTGAAGACCCCGCGTCTGACTGAAGGAGCCCTTCCGGGGGTTACCCGTGGTGCCGTCCTGGAACTCGCGCAGGAAGCGGAAGTCGGAACCCACGAGACGGTTCTGGGTCTCCACGACCTGTACAACGCCGACGAATGTTTCTTGACCGGTACCGGCGCGGAGATCGTGCCGGTCATCTCGATAGACGGTCGTCAGATCGCGGACGGTAAACCGGGCACGCTGACATTCGACCTACTCGATCGATTCCGCAAGCTCCGCGTGAGAGACGGCATGAAGGTCGACTATGACCGTACCCCGACCCTGACAGGTTGA
- the pdxT gene encoding pyridoxal 5'-phosphate synthase glutaminase subunit PdxT has translation MIRVGILALQGDFAAHAAVLSKLGRDAVEVRGVGSLDDVDALIIPGGESTTLLNLMQDEPWFDRLRDFHDRGGSILGTCAGAIVLAREVLDPHQPSLGLLPVTIRRNGYGRQVDSFETEIDVAGESSPKNAVFIRAPRLDSWDDDVQVLALHAGEPVLVAHDRVMAATFHPEITGETWLHRRFLETATERIEKRIKNTVRTKNETAHGGMTCTST, from the coding sequence ATGATTCGCGTCGGTATCCTGGCACTCCAGGGAGACTTCGCCGCGCACGCGGCCGTGCTGTCCAAACTTGGACGCGATGCGGTCGAAGTGCGCGGAGTGGGGTCGCTGGACGATGTCGATGCGCTGATCATTCCCGGTGGCGAATCGACAACCCTCCTGAACCTGATGCAGGATGAGCCATGGTTCGATCGTCTGCGGGATTTCCACGACCGTGGCGGTTCGATTCTGGGAACCTGTGCCGGTGCAATCGTGCTTGCGCGTGAGGTTCTGGACCCGCATCAGCCATCGCTGGGCCTGTTGCCCGTGACCATCCGTCGAAATGGGTACGGCCGCCAGGTCGATTCGTTCGAGACAGAGATCGACGTCGCGGGCGAATCGAGTCCGAAAAATGCCGTGTTCATCCGGGCTCCTCGGCTCGATAGCTGGGATGACGACGTACAGGTGTTAGCCTTGCACGCAGGAGAGCCGGTCCTGGTGGCTCACGACCGAGTGATGGCCGCCACCTTCCACCCGGAGATCACCGGGGAGACCTGGCTCCATCGCCGTTTCCTGGAGACGGCAACCGAACGAATCGAAAAACGAATAAAGAACACGGTCCGCACCAAGAACGAGACCGCCCACGGAGGAATGACATGTACATCTACCTAA
- the pdxS gene encoding pyridoxal 5'-phosphate synthase lyase subunit PdxS: MIDKGTLRLKTGLAEMLKGGVIMDVVNDEQARIAEDAGATAVMALERVPSDIRKDGGVARMSDPAMIEAIKATISIPVMAKCRIGHFAEAQILEQLGIDFIDESEVLTPADEAYHVDKFAFEVPFVCGCRDLGEALRRVGEGAAMLRTKGEAGTGNVVEAVRHMRSLMTGMRRLTQLDSEELMTEARNLGAPYDLVRLVAQDGKLPVPNFAAGGMATPADVSLLMQLGAEAVFVGSGIFKSESPAERARAMVRAATHFRDPKQLAEISRGLGDAMPGLEIGKLAESELLQTRGW; the protein is encoded by the coding sequence ATGATCGACAAGGGAACCCTGCGTCTGAAGACAGGGTTGGCAGAGATGTTGAAGGGTGGCGTCATCATGGACGTCGTCAACGATGAGCAGGCGCGTATTGCGGAGGACGCCGGTGCGACGGCGGTCATGGCACTCGAACGCGTCCCCTCGGACATCCGCAAAGACGGTGGCGTCGCCAGAATGTCCGATCCCGCGATGATCGAGGCCATCAAGGCAACGATTTCCATTCCGGTCATGGCCAAGTGTCGGATCGGCCATTTTGCGGAGGCCCAGATCCTCGAGCAGCTCGGCATCGATTTCATCGATGAGAGTGAAGTCCTGACGCCGGCGGACGAGGCCTACCATGTCGACAAGTTTGCCTTCGAGGTGCCGTTCGTCTGCGGCTGTCGCGATCTTGGCGAGGCGTTGCGTCGTGTCGGCGAGGGCGCGGCGATGCTGCGCACGAAGGGCGAAGCCGGCACCGGTAACGTCGTCGAGGCGGTGCGTCACATGCGGTCGTTGATGACCGGCATGCGCAGACTCACCCAGCTGGACAGTGAAGAGTTGATGACCGAAGCCCGTAATCTGGGCGCGCCCTACGATCTTGTTCGCCTCGTGGCGCAGGACGGTAAGTTGCCCGTACCAAACTTTGCCGCCGGTGGCATGGCAACCCCGGCCGACGTCTCGCTGTTGATGCAGCTCGGCGCCGAGGCGGTCTTCGTCGGCTCGGGCATCTTCAAGTCCGAGTCTCCCGCAGAACGTGCGAGGGCCATGGTCCGCGCCGCAACCCATTTCCGTGACCCCAAGCAACTGGCAGAGATCTCGCGGGGACTCGGCGATGCGATGCCCGGACTCGAGATCGGCAAGTTGGCGGAGTCGGAACTCTTACAGACCCGAGGCTGGTAA
- a CDS encoding PLP-dependent aminotransferase family protein: MLESLKIDCESPVPVYRQIAGAILDQADAGGMAAGHRLPATRDLARSLGVNRNTVVAAYDLLIRDGRARSHTGRGTFLVDPPVAEKHDDNWYGGFSQAVTGAATAGLQSIYRLAISTEGISFVGSYPADELIPVRAFERAMQKALGARGVRNLSYGPTAGQPELREAIAGRMRRDGSDVGADDVLVTNGAQQALQLVFRTFLDRGDPIAIEEPTYTGALSALESIGARPLGVPVDERGIRPDLLEVVLERQRPKLLYLQPTFHNPTTCEMDTERRQQVLELARRYRCTIVEDDWGGELRFKGQRLATLHAMDGGAHVIYVSTFSKNLMPGLRLGWLTAPTPVLRRLIELKRVQDCGTSPILQAALHAFLEEGELERHLEQTLPRYLARRDAMLTALEQSFPEGAHWTRPRGGLFIWVTLPQAIDGNDLFVTARQRGVLYSRGELFHSDGSGRHQLRLTYSAATTDEIARGVATLGQLVRERWPKDNDSRTDGETGSVEAVPIF; encoded by the coding sequence ATGCTGGAAAGTCTCAAGATCGACTGCGAGAGCCCGGTCCCGGTCTATCGTCAGATCGCGGGAGCGATACTGGACCAGGCCGATGCCGGGGGCATGGCCGCCGGCCACCGTCTCCCGGCCACCCGAGATCTCGCCCGCAGTCTGGGCGTCAATCGCAATACGGTGGTCGCGGCCTACGACCTTCTCATCCGTGACGGTCGTGCGCGAAGCCACACGGGTCGCGGGACGTTCCTCGTCGACCCGCCCGTCGCCGAGAAGCATGACGACAACTGGTATGGCGGTTTCTCGCAGGCGGTGACCGGCGCGGCCACCGCCGGACTCCAGTCGATCTATCGGCTCGCCATCTCGACCGAGGGCATCTCGTTCGTCGGTTCTTATCCGGCGGACGAACTCATTCCGGTCCGGGCCTTCGAGCGGGCGATGCAGAAGGCACTCGGGGCTCGTGGTGTTCGGAACCTCAGTTACGGTCCCACCGCCGGCCAGCCCGAACTACGAGAAGCGATCGCAGGTCGCATGCGTCGAGACGGGTCGGACGTGGGTGCGGACGACGTGCTGGTGACCAACGGCGCGCAGCAGGCGCTGCAGCTCGTGTTCAGAACGTTTCTCGACCGTGGGGATCCGATCGCCATCGAGGAGCCGACGTACACCGGCGCACTGAGCGCGCTGGAGTCCATCGGGGCTCGTCCGTTGGGCGTTCCCGTCGACGAGCGAGGGATTCGGCCGGATCTCCTGGAAGTCGTTCTCGAGCGCCAACGCCCCAAACTGCTCTACCTGCAGCCGACGTTTCACAACCCGACGACGTGTGAGATGGACACCGAACGACGACAGCAGGTGCTGGAACTGGCTCGGCGGTACCGCTGCACGATCGTCGAGGATGACTGGGGCGGTGAACTCCGCTTCAAGGGCCAACGCCTCGCGACCCTTCACGCGATGGATGGTGGTGCGCACGTCATCTACGTCAGTACCTTTTCGAAGAACCTGATGCCTGGCCTGCGTCTCGGTTGGCTCACGGCGCCGACACCGGTGCTTCGACGACTCATCGAGCTGAAACGGGTCCAGGATTGTGGGACCAGTCCCATACTCCAGGCCGCACTCCACGCGTTTCTTGAAGAGGGTGAGCTGGAACGACACCTCGAGCAAACGCTACCGCGATACCTGGCGCGACGCGACGCCATGTTGACGGCCCTGGAACAGTCGTTCCCGGAGGGCGCGCACTGGACCCGGCCCCGGGGAGGGCTGTTCATCTGGGTGACGCTGCCGCAGGCCATTGACGGCAACGACCTGTTCGTCACCGCCCGCCAGAGAGGTGTGCTGTACAGTCGCGGTGAGCTCTTCCACAGTGACGGGTCCGGAAGACATCAACTTCGATTGACGTATTCGGCGGCCACGACCGACGAGATCGCCAGGGGTGTTGCCACACTCGGCCAGCTCGTTCGGGAGCGGTGGCCAAAAGACAACGACTCAAGAACGGACGGCGAGACCGGCAGTGTCGAAGCGGTGCCGATCTTCTAA
- a CDS encoding PDZ domain-containing protein encodes MKKTSTPLLLALALLLTLTGAGSLLADDEPGERHRFHNKTRIVISDGDGEPHEQVFEWSGDKAPAFLGVGVERSDEGARITHVIPDSPAAEAGLKEGDIILNINGESIESPMDVTHNVWGASPGDRIQIEVQRDGRTERIDANLSESDRMFGHGMGHFDAEEFGHRMEEMAERFENMDFNFEFDSEELEERMEQLGERLGEMNFSFDLDDSPHHIYGFRRSRPVLGVELVQVTAELRQHLGARDNAGVLIGRVLEDSAAEAAGIQVGDLIVAVDGESVEDAGDLRRHLRSRQGESFGVDVIRDGSPRSVTVVLPDAEEPEEIRNHVRPDRPRPARQTSIHT; translated from the coding sequence ATGAAGAAGACCTCGACCCCCCTCCTGTTGGCCCTCGCCCTACTTCTGACCCTCACCGGTGCCGGCTCGCTGCTGGCAGACGATGAACCGGGCGAACGGCATCGGTTCCACAACAAGACTCGCATCGTGATCTCCGATGGAGACGGCGAACCACACGAGCAGGTGTTCGAGTGGAGCGGCGACAAAGCGCCGGCATTCCTCGGCGTCGGTGTCGAACGCAGCGATGAGGGCGCACGGATCACCCACGTGATCCCAGATTCCCCTGCGGCGGAAGCCGGCCTGAAGGAAGGCGACATCATTCTCAACATCAACGGTGAGTCGATCGAATCGCCGATGGACGTCACCCACAACGTGTGGGGCGCCTCGCCGGGCGACAGGATCCAGATCGAGGTCCAGCGCGACGGACGCACCGAACGAATCGACGCCAATCTTTCCGAGAGTGATCGGATGTTTGGACACGGCATGGGTCACTTCGATGCCGAGGAGTTCGGTCATCGCATGGAAGAGATGGCCGAGCGGTTTGAGAACATGGATTTCAACTTCGAGTTTGACTCGGAGGAACTAGAGGAGCGGATGGAGCAGCTGGGCGAGCGGCTGGGCGAAATGAACTTCAGCTTCGATCTCGATGACAGTCCCCACCACATTTACGGATTTCGTCGTAGCCGTCCGGTGCTCGGTGTAGAGCTGGTCCAGGTCACCGCCGAGCTTCGTCAACATCTTGGCGCCCGTGACAACGCGGGTGTCCTGATTGGTCGAGTTCTCGAAGACAGTGCGGCCGAGGCCGCCGGAATACAGGTCGGCGACCTGATCGTCGCCGTCGACGGCGAGTCGGTCGAGGATGCCGGCGACCTTCGCCGACACCTCCGATCCCGCCAGGGCGAGAGCTTCGGCGTCGACGTCATCCGGGACGGCTCCCCACGATCGGTGACCGTCGTCCTCCCGGATGCGGAAGAACCGGAAGAGATTCGCAACCACGTGCGCCCCGACCGTCCCCGCCCTGCGCGTCAGACCTCCATTCACACCTGA
- a CDS encoding aminotransferase class I/II-fold pyridoxal phosphate-dependent enzyme yields MGLDKLNPALMEEVAALQRESRAKGPERILEAYVPANNSRGPRYRIQGSDREFLRMNSNSYLSLSNHPALIASADEASHRFGAGPGAVRFIDGTTTAHIELEQTIADFAGRPAARIFNSAYTTMLGVGLTLTTRDTYWIGDALNHNCIIRAMRIASVPRERRSIFAHNDVEDLARHLEQVPDGIRRVIVVFDGIFSMRGDNAPLDAIVKLCAKHHDRFPEGVITVMDDSHGIGAYGASGRGTEEHCGARADVFIGTFGKAFGVNGGFVASSEQLIDTIRQKADTYIYTNPLSAADCAAATTAVRLTAGDEGRERLANLSLRTAQFREGVAQLGLDSIPGPHPVVPVLVRDGDRARQMVQGLFDRGVLAVPLTFPVVPKGDETIRFQINAAHTESDIGEVLNLLDEVRLSDVV; encoded by the coding sequence ATGGGACTGGACAAGTTGAATCCGGCGTTGATGGAAGAGGTGGCGGCGCTGCAACGGGAGAGTCGCGCCAAGGGCCCCGAACGGATTCTCGAGGCCTACGTCCCGGCCAACAACTCGCGAGGACCACGCTATCGAATTCAGGGAAGCGATCGAGAGTTCCTACGTATGAACTCCAACAGCTACCTCTCGCTATCCAACCATCCGGCGTTGATCGCGTCCGCCGACGAGGCCTCGCACCGATTCGGTGCCGGCCCCGGTGCCGTGCGTTTCATCGATGGCACCACGACGGCCCACATCGAGCTGGAGCAGACGATCGCCGACTTCGCGGGTCGCCCTGCAGCAAGGATCTTCAACTCCGCCTACACGACGATGCTGGGAGTGGGACTGACGCTGACGACCAGGGACACCTACTGGATCGGCGACGCACTCAATCACAACTGCATTATCCGTGCGATGCGGATCGCATCCGTGCCACGAGAGCGTCGATCGATCTTCGCCCACAACGATGTCGAGGATCTCGCACGACACCTGGAGCAGGTCCCCGACGGGATCCGTCGCGTGATCGTCGTCTTTGACGGGATCTTCAGCATGCGTGGAGATAACGCACCGCTGGATGCCATCGTCAAGCTCTGCGCGAAGCACCACGATCGATTTCCCGAAGGGGTGATCACCGTGATGGATGATTCCCACGGCATCGGAGCCTACGGTGCGAGCGGACGCGGCACCGAGGAGCACTGCGGTGCGCGGGCGGATGTTTTCATTGGAACGTTCGGCAAGGCGTTCGGTGTCAATGGCGGGTTCGTCGCCTCCAGTGAACAACTGATCGACACGATTCGGCAGAAGGCCGACACGTACATCTACACCAACCCACTGAGTGCCGCAGACTGCGCCGCTGCCACGACGGCCGTCCGCTTGACCGCCGGCGACGAGGGGCGCGAGCGTCTTGCCAATCTCTCCCTCCGCACCGCGCAGTTCCGCGAAGGGGTGGCCCAGTTGGGTCTCGACTCGATTCCCGGTCCACACCCGGTGGTACCGGTACTGGTCCGTGACGGGGACCGCGCACGGCAGATGGTTCAGGGTCTCTTCGATCGGGGTGTGCTGGCGGTCCCGCTTACGTTCCCCGTGGTCCCTAAAGGCGATGAGACGATCCGCTTTCAGATCAACGCGGCCCACACCGAGTCCGACATTGGCGAGGTCTTGAATCTACTGGACGAGGTCAGGCTGTCCGATGTCGTTTGA
- the hflX gene encoding GTPase HflX, with protein MKGDLRSLSPEERQRIERLYRRRVPPREIVSHELARELSSISRDLKRRLGLLVDRSGRVEAIAVGDAQRIEVPRKPSAPSGRMRFCTLRFISTRLINDDLNATELAPLALHRLDAMATVTVREDGLPGPVRVAHLLPAPEKTRRGGKVETRVLGEGGNGDRRQRDDVTRDVFADGERYRLFPPTPARQLDDDFLELIRALEVEFERLRDRTKVAGRDGRAILVHVTTGSRAQAKRSMDELEELTLSSDLEVAEKIVQRRQAFDPKTLMGSGKLQDLIIHALRLQIDFVIVDQNLTPAQARAIAEATDIKVLDRSQLILDLFSRRARTREGKIQVELAQLKYLLPRLMTRGDNGLSRLEGGVGGRGPGEQKLEIDRRRVRDRIRALERMLQAERKRREQRRARRRNRDVPVVSVVGYTNAGKSTLLNLLTQSEVMVEQRMFATLDPTSRRLRLPREREIVINDTVGFIRDLPKDLLAAFRATLEEIEDSDLIVHLVDASHEGYSQQIDAVRRILGELKYDEIPELLVYNKIDRISVDDRTELLAGNDAVGISALKRWGMDELLARVDDLLPVKRHRTA; from the coding sequence TTGAAGGGCGATCTGCGCAGTCTGTCGCCGGAAGAGCGACAGCGTATCGAGCGCCTCTATCGCAGACGGGTGCCCCCGCGGGAGATCGTCTCTCACGAGTTGGCGCGGGAACTGTCCTCCATCAGCCGCGATCTGAAGCGGCGCCTCGGCCTGTTGGTCGATCGTTCGGGTCGCGTCGAGGCCATTGCGGTCGGGGACGCGCAGCGCATCGAGGTACCACGAAAGCCCAGCGCCCCCTCCGGGCGAATGCGGTTTTGCACCCTGCGCTTCATCAGTACACGACTCATTAATGACGACCTGAACGCCACGGAATTGGCACCCCTGGCGTTACACCGGCTGGATGCGATGGCGACCGTTACCGTACGAGAGGACGGCTTACCGGGACCCGTCCGCGTGGCCCATCTGCTGCCGGCCCCCGAGAAGACCCGAAGAGGCGGCAAGGTCGAGACTCGGGTGCTCGGCGAAGGCGGGAACGGCGACCGCAGGCAACGCGACGACGTCACCCGCGACGTGTTCGCTGATGGCGAGCGTTATCGTTTGTTTCCGCCGACCCCCGCCCGGCAACTTGACGACGACTTCCTCGAACTGATCCGTGCACTCGAGGTCGAGTTCGAACGCCTTCGCGATCGAACCAAGGTCGCAGGGCGTGATGGTCGAGCCATCCTGGTTCACGTCACCACCGGTAGTCGAGCCCAGGCGAAGCGATCGATGGACGAGCTCGAAGAGCTTACGCTCTCCAGCGATCTCGAGGTGGCCGAGAAGATTGTCCAGCGTCGACAGGCGTTCGATCCGAAAACACTGATGGGTTCCGGCAAGCTCCAGGATCTGATCATCCACGCGCTTCGTCTGCAGATCGATTTCGTGATCGTCGATCAGAACCTGACCCCGGCGCAGGCCCGCGCGATCGCGGAGGCGACCGACATCAAGGTGTTGGATCGCTCGCAGTTGATTCTCGATCTTTTCTCCCGTCGCGCGCGTACACGGGAAGGAAAGATCCAGGTCGAACTGGCACAACTGAAGTACCTGCTCCCTCGCCTCATGACCCGCGGGGACAACGGTCTGTCGCGTCTAGAGGGCGGAGTGGGCGGTCGCGGCCCTGGTGAGCAAAAACTCGAGATCGATCGACGTCGCGTGCGGGACAGGATCCGTGCGCTCGAGCGGATGCTGCAGGCCGAGCGGAAACGACGCGAACAACGACGGGCACGACGTCGCAATCGTGACGTTCCGGTCGTATCCGTCGTCGGCTACACCAACGCGGGCAAGAGCACATTGCTCAACTTGTTGACCCAGAGCGAGGTCATGGTCGAGCAACGGATGTTCGCAACTCTCGATCCCACGAGTCGACGTCTTCGGCTACCCCGGGAGCGCGAGATCGTGATCAACGACACCGTGGGATTCATCCGAGATCTCCCGAAGGATCTCCTGGCGGCGTTCCGAGCGACGCTCGAGGAGATCGAGGACTCGGACCTGATTGTGCATCTGGTCGACGCGTCGCACGAGGGGTATTCTCAGCAGATCGACGCCGTCCGTCGAATCCTCGGCGAACTGAAGTATGACGAGATCCCGGAGCTTCTGGTCTACAACAAGATCGATCGGATATCCGTCGACGACAGGACCGAACTTCTGGCCGGCAACGATGCGGTGGGAATCTCTGCGCTCAAGCGTTGGGGAATGGACGAGCTCCTGGCGCGTGTCGACGATCTACTCCCCGTCAAACGACATCGGACAGCCTGA
- a CDS encoding carbamate kinase, whose translation MNELHHDDDGHPLALIAMGGHAFMTGKEAGTIDEHVRHADQICEYLMSLVERDFHMVVTHGNGPQVGNLLLQNEMSRGDVPEMPLDVLVAMTEGSLGYVLQQSLLNQLRSRNLRRYVVTMVTQVRVDAEDPAFDAPTKPIGPFLPESDARRREAEHGWIIREDPQGRGWRRLVPSPQPRRVIQRDMIRGAARDGHIVVACGGGGIPIVSGPGESYHGIEAVVDKDLTSSVLATNIGADLLIILTAVPQVYVNFGKPDQRALSAITLAEIEQLMAEGHFPAGSMGPKIQAVIDFLRNGGKRALITDPATLPKAIDGRGGSHFIGKL comes from the coding sequence ATGAACGAACTGCACCACGACGACGACGGTCATCCGCTGGCGCTGATCGCCATGGGCGGTCACGCGTTCATGACGGGAAAGGAAGCCGGCACCATCGACGAGCATGTTCGGCACGCAGACCAGATCTGCGAGTACCTGATGAGCCTCGTCGAGCGGGATTTCCACATGGTCGTCACCCACGGCAACGGTCCGCAAGTCGGCAATCTCTTGTTGCAAAACGAGATGTCCCGGGGCGATGTCCCGGAGATGCCTCTCGATGTGCTGGTCGCGATGACCGAGGGGTCGCTGGGTTACGTCCTGCAGCAAAGTCTGTTGAACCAGCTGCGGAGTCGAAATCTGCGACGCTACGTCGTCACGATGGTCACCCAGGTTCGGGTGGACGCAGAGGACCCGGCGTTCGATGCTCCGACCAAGCCGATCGGCCCGTTCCTGCCCGAGTCCGACGCCCGTCGTCGCGAAGCGGAACATGGCTGGATCATCCGCGAGGATCCCCAGGGTCGTGGCTGGCGACGTCTCGTGCCGTCGCCCCAACCGCGACGGGTCATCCAGCGGGACATGATCCGCGGGGCGGCCCGGGACGGACATATCGTCGTCGCGTGCGGTGGCGGCGGCATCCCCATCGTGTCGGGCCCCGGTGAGAGCTATCACGGGATCGAGGCGGTGGTGGACAAGGATCTGACGTCGAGCGTACTCGCCACCAACATCGGCGCCGACCTGCTGATCATCCTGACCGCGGTTCCTCAGGTCTACGTGAACTTCGGAAAGCCCGACCAACGTGCACTATCGGCGATCACCCTGGCCGAGATCGAGCAGTTGATGGCCGAGGGGCATTTCCCCGCCGGCAGCATGGGACCCAAGATTCAGGCCGTGATCGATTTCCTGCGGAACGGCGGGAAACGGGCGCTTATCACCGATCCCGCCACTCTTCCGAAGGCCATCGATGGACGAGGCGGCTCTCATTTCATCGGCAAACTGTGA
- a CDS encoding SDR family oxidoreductase has product MTPWLKDDMLAGKVAWITGGGSGLGRATALRMAGLGAQVCVMGRREKPLDETVAMIVDQGGIASRHAGDVREPEAIDATLAHIVETHGGLDILLNNAAGNFLCPSETLSPKAFSAVVDIVLKGSFLCTRAAGRYWIDTGRAGSILSVATTYAETGSAFVLPSACAKAGVVAMTRSLAVEWARYNIRLNAIAPGPIPTEGAFSRLLPSEEMLEGRKRKIPAGRFGTPEEFAELACFLVSDASSWFCGELMVFDGGEWLRGAGEFNDLLDLPPEVMEQLQKIRPRK; this is encoded by the coding sequence ATGACCCCATGGCTGAAAGACGACATGCTGGCAGGGAAGGTGGCCTGGATCACCGGTGGCGGCAGCGGCCTCGGGCGGGCGACGGCCCTGCGGATGGCCGGACTGGGCGCTCAGGTATGCGTGATGGGGCGACGGGAGAAGCCGCTGGATGAGACCGTCGCCATGATCGTGGACCAGGGCGGAATCGCCTCCCGGCACGCCGGCGACGTTCGCGAGCCCGAAGCGATCGATGCGACGTTGGCCCACATCGTGGAAACCCACGGCGGCCTGGACATCCTGCTCAACAACGCGGCCGGAAACTTCCTCTGTCCCTCCGAAACCTTATCGCCCAAGGCGTTTTCGGCCGTGGTCGATATCGTGCTCAAGGGCAGTTTCCTGTGCACCCGGGCCGCCGGTCGCTACTGGATTGACACGGGCAGGGCCGGGTCGATCCTGAGCGTCGCCACGACCTACGCGGAAACCGGATCGGCGTTCGTGCTGCCGAGTGCGTGCGCCAAGGCCGGAGTCGTCGCGATGACCCGATCCCTGGCCGTCGAGTGGGCCCGGTACAACATCCGCCTGAATGCCATCGCCCCGGGCCCGATACCGACGGAGGGCGCTTTCTCTCGACTCTTGCCGTCTGAGGAGATGCTCGAGGGTCGTAAACGGAAGATACCCGCCGGTCGTTTCGGAACTCCCGAAGAGTTCGCGGAGTTGGCGTGCTTTCTCGTCAGCGACGCGTCCAGTTGGTTCTGTGGCGAACTGATGGTCTTCGACGGGGGCGAGTGGCTCCGTGGAGCCGGTGAGTTCAACGATCTTCTTGATCTACCTCCCGAGGTCATGGAACAGCTACAGAAGATCCGTCCACGCAAGTAA